In Oncorhynchus masou masou isolate Uvic2021 chromosome 10, UVic_Omas_1.1, whole genome shotgun sequence, a single genomic region encodes these proteins:
- the LOC135547267 gene encoding SLIT and NTRK-like protein 5, whose product MQCNAFWNCNWMTVHTSAAQQCEFGHRHRKMHLWIVIILSVATSVGIVEMFDNYGEICRRLCACEENEGILTVSCESRGIVDLSEISHVYFTTYNLLLTGNLLKRLSANDFAEYNGLTILHLGNNDISEVESGAFNGLQGLKRLHLNNNKIDALKEDFFVGLERLEYLQLDYNYITHVEPNAFSKLRHLEVLILNDNLISTLPTNIFQYVPLTHLDLRGNQLKLLPYLGVLEHMDSVVELQLEENPWNCSCELIALKAWLESISYTALVGDVVCEFPFRLHGRDLDEVSKPELCPRRAIAEYEMRPRAHQTTDAYFRTTPASVTDSFTSSAILRSSSRPTKGPRQSGKLKSKPTSRIPSNKPQNYGQIVSYQTKSPVPLDCPTACTCNLQISDLGLNVNCQERKIERISDLNPKPYNPKKMYLTGNYIPVVRTSDFIEATGLDLLHLGNNRIAHIHDRAFGDLTQLRRLYLNGNLIDRLTVDMFYGLESLQFLYLEYNVIRDIVSNTFQHVPNLQLLFLNNNLLKTLPGEIFNGLKLARLNLRNNHLRNLPVSGVLDQLTSLVQVDLFENPWDCRCSIVEMKMWLEQLSTGTVVNNVICGSPKRLFGEDMRYIKTSNFCPNNSDALASVIPPSEETIPGSTITIETSLDDDAHVNSVPLSVMILALLLMFIVAVFVAAGLFAAVKKRRQKALNEQNNSMNACISSLNTEYGLYKKGSVPKVRTSAGHVYDYIPPPTEHTCKSTVYSPHQSKSVDGYRDFDELNGAFLNNHLDEEAGSNAISSEYSISTPEPLNKQSPLQDNHQYYYRDVEPDKPSSYSNALPCRHTAHSSNQYTSDFDIRHQYMHPERIQQTILYCTAPSTVYVEPNRSEYWELKAKLHIDPDYLEVLEKRTTFTQF is encoded by the exons ATGCAGTGTAACGCCTTTTGGAACTGTAACTGG ATGACAGTGCATACTTCGGCGGCCCAACAGTGTGAGTTTGGCCATCGACACAGGAAAATGCATCTCTGGATTGTAATTATATTGTCGGTGGCTACGTCGGTGGGCATCGTTGAAATGTTTGACAATTATGGAGAGATATGTCGAAGATTGTGTGCCTGTGAGGAGAACGAGGGGATACTGACAGTAAGCTGTGAAAGTAGAGGAATAGTCGATCTCTCTGAAATAAGCCATGTGTACTTCACAACGTATAATTTACTGCTCACAGGAAACCTTTTGAAGAGGCTCTCTGCCAATGACTTTGCTGAATACAATGGGCTTACAATATTGCATCTCGGCAACAATGACATATCTGAAGTTGAATCGGGAGCTTTTAATGGACTTCAGGGATTAAAAAGATTACATCTCAACAATAACAAAATCGATGCCTTGAAGGAAGATTTTTTTGTTGGCCTTGAACGTCTGGAATATCTTCAACTAGACTACAATTACATCACCCATGTTGAGCCAAATGCCTTCAGCAAACTGCGTCATCTGGAGGTCCTGATTTTAAATGACAACTTAATTTCTACTCTTCCCACTAACATTTTCCAATATGTCCCTTTGACTCACCTTGACCTGAGGGGGAATCAACTGAAACTGCTGCCATATTTGGGTGTTTTGGAACATATGGACAGTGTTGTGGAATTACAACTAGAGGAGAACCCATGGAACTGCTCTTGTGAGCTGATTGCTCTAAAGGCCTGGCTCGAGAGCATATCCTACACCGCTTTAGTGGGTGATGTGGTCTGTGAGTTTCCATTCCGGCTTCATGGGAGAGATCTTGATGAGGTCTCTAAACCAGAACTGTGTCCCAGGAGAGCTATTGCAGAGTATGAGATGCGTCCCCGGGCACATCAGACCACCGATGCATACTTTAGGACCACACCCGCCTCAGTCACAGACTCATTCACATCCTCTGCCATATTACGGTCCTCGTCAAGGCCCACCAAGGGACCTCGCCAGTCAGGCAAACTAAAGTCAAAACCCACGTCTCGCATCCCCTCCAATAAACCGCAAAACTACGGTCAAATCGTTTCATATCAAACCAAATCCCCTGTGCCTTTGGACTGTCCTACTGCCTGTACTTGCAATCTCCAAATTTCAGACCTCGGTCTGAATGTCAACTGCCAAGAGAGAAAGATTGAGCGCATCTCTGACTTAAATCCCAAACCCTACAATCCCAAAAAGATGTATCTCACAGGGAATTATATCCCTGTGGTGCGGACATCAGATTTCATTGAAGCAACTGGATTAGATTTGCTTCACCTTGGCAACAATCGGATTGCTCACATCCATGACAGAGCCTTTGGGGATTTAACACAGTTACGCAGGCTGTACCTGAATGGGAATTTGATCGACCGCCTCACAGTCGATATGTTCTATGGATTGGAGAGCCTGCAGTTCTTATATTTAGAATACAATGTCATTAGAGACATTGTGTCAAACACCTTTCAGCATGTCCCCAACCTTCAGCTGCTCTTCCTGAATAATAACCTCTTGAAGACCTTACCCGGGGAAATCTTTAATGGGTTGAAATTGGCCAGACTAAATCTTCGCAATAATCACCTCCGCAATCTGCCTGTCAGTGGCGTGTTGGATCAGCTGACATCACTGGTGCAGGTAGACTTGTTCGAGAACCCCTGGGACTGCCGCTGTTCAATTGTGGAGATGAAGATGTGGCTGGAACAGCTCAGCACAGGCACGGTTGTCAACAATGTCATCTGTGGCTCCCCTAAAAGACTGTTTGGGGAGGATATGCGATACATTAAGACAAGTAATTTCTGTCCCAATAACTCCGATGCCCTAGCCTCCGTGATCCCGCCCTCTGAAGAAACCATTCCCGGCAGCACTATCACCATAGAAACATCATTAGACGACGATGCACATGTCAACAGTGTTCCTCTATCTGTTATGATCCTTGCCCTGCTCCTGATGTTCATCGTTGCAGTGTTTGTCGCTGCAGGACTGTTTGCGGCTGTGAAGAAGAGACGTCAGAAGGCTCTAAATGAGCAGAATAACTCCATGAACGCGTGCATTAGTTCGCTGAACACGGAGTACGGTCTTTACAAAAAGGGATCCGTTCCAAAAGTCAGGACGTCTGCAGGGCATGTGTATGACTACATCCCCCCTCCCACAGAACACACATGCAAGAGTACCGTCTATAGTCCACACCAGAGCAAGTCAGTGGATGGGTACAGAGACTTTGATGAGTTGAATGGGGCGTTTTTGAATAATCACTTGGATGAAGAGGCGGGTAGTAACGCAATAAGCTCTGAATACAGTATTAGCACTCCAGAGCCACTCAACAAACAGTCCCCCTTACAAGACAATCATCAGTATTACTACAGAGATGTAGAACCCGACAAGCCGTCATCTTACAGCAATGCTTTACCTTGCAGGCATACTGCCCATTCATCAAATCAGTATACGTCCGACTTCGATATCAGACACCAATACATGCACCCAGAAAGAATACAACAGACAATATTATATTGCACAGCACCAAGTACTGTTTATGTTGAGCCTAACAGGAGCGAGTACTGGGAACTGAAAGCCAAGCTTCATATTGATCCCGACTACCTTGAAGTTCTTGAGAAACGTACAACGTTCACCCAGTTTTGA